ATTATGATTAGGAATGGGAATCATTTAAACTTTTGAAACAAAAACAATACAAAGTTATCACTCAAAACATTTGTTCGCCATGATGATGGTTCTATAATAGATATCTGTTAAGTTTAAAGTGTCAGTAAACAAAATTGTAAATCATGGCATGCTTCATTTACAAAGTTAATCCCACTGTACATCTAGATTTCTCCTCTTTAACACTCGCTTGAAATGAAGAATGGTAGATTGGTAGTTCAAACTAAATAATCCTTATGTAAACAAATATTTAACTTGTTTTTCTTCACAGTTTCAAGATCTTTCGTAGATGGTACCCTCAAAATAAAATTGATTGAACTAAGAACCCTGTTCCTATTTAAGAAGTTAAGGATGTATAGataaattgcaacaaaaaaatgtGCGTATATTATTGGTCATACTTGCGCATGCAGAACTTGTATTCCTGCCCCCGTACAAAGTCAATTTCTCCTTCTTCAAGCTGACCAAATGGGGAAGAACAAAATTAGGCAGAACAAATGCAGTACAAAATTAGGAAGAACTCACCACCGACAATtatgcaagaagaagaaacagaaaaGAAAGTCCTTTGTcagtaaaaataaatttaaaaaaaaactttcttaatACACATTCCCCTTTCATCTTACCGGATCGCTTTCATAGATCAGTTGATAGCAAACGGAAGAAAGGCATCGAAGTGCACAGTTCTCCTTCTCGATTATCGACGACCTACACTTCCAACCCCACGAGCCGCTTCTCCCACAGAGAATCAGGTAAAGCCAATTTCTCTTATTTCTCACAAGAATAATATAAATACTCAATCACAATAAAAGAAGAGGGAAAATGAAGCTCGGCGGCTACCTTTCGATCTCCGCATAACAAGTTTGCTTCTTATCTCCGATCTCATTATCCTGGAAATAATGGAAACGGCATCATAACTTTAAAGCAAGAGATCGAGACTGACACATCAAAAGCAGGGTTGTGATTAAGTCAGAAGCGACCAGGAACGACGGAAACGACTTACAGTGATCGGGCGAGGAGAAGATTTGGCGAGAGCGACGGGAGAGAGGAAGGAGATAAGCAGAGGTCCAGCAAAGAGGCAAGCGAGGAGTTCGGCGTGAGGATGAATTGGATGCCTAGCCATGGACGATGGATCTCGGAGCTGTGACGACGATAAGAGAGAGCCAAGCCAACCCTCGAGAATACCTCGGCTCGCTATGCAGCGGTACGAGAAATGCTCTCACAGCGGACCGGCAATTGATTGTTGAAAAGCCGGTTCAATTTAAGGTGGACATGGTTGCATCACATATTCACATGAGAAGAGATTGGGAAAATGTTTGTCCAAAGTAAAAGATAAAACGATTAATTTCTTCTAAATTTTTTATACTTTTGTTTGATAGttttctaagataaaaaaaaaaaagatattaatcTGTATGATAATGTTCTTCAGGCTGTTCGAAGTGTTAATgttcaacaattttttttaaaaaaaattacttcttTGGCCTAAAtattaaattctaaaaaataataatactggATGGAATTGAATGGGTACGTAGTAGGGATGatcacggatcgggttggttcggttattggggtaaaaaactatccggccctactagatcagataatgcaaaatcaggacctacatccggccctatatccggcggttcttatgtttcagatatccgacgggttgtcagttatttggatatccgaccctatatccaatgaaatataaaatataaatataaatataacaaaaaaataaatttttttaaaatgataatagacattactcattacacgttataacagctaatcggaaataactattacaacgtgtagcaacttatcggca
The genomic region above belongs to Zingiber officinale cultivar Zhangliang chromosome 11A, Zo_v1.1, whole genome shotgun sequence and contains:
- the LOC122032406 gene encoding uncharacterized protein LOC122032406, translated to MARHPIHPHAELLACLFAGPLLISFLSPVALAKSSPRPITDNEIGDKKQTCYAEIESGSWGWKCRSSIIEKENCALRCLSSVCYQLIYESDPLEEGEIDFVRGQEYKFCMRKVSLGESLDGIKGSFDYW